In Setaria viridis chromosome 5, Setaria_viridis_v4.0, whole genome shotgun sequence, the genomic stretch GTACTCAACACAGTTAAGATATATTATGCAAACGCCAAACTTTGTAATATAATTAGGGAAAAGCTATACATTGCTCGGGTGATTCACGAGCTCCCGTCACCTAAATTTTGCACCGTCTGATCTGACGATCTGTGGTGCTTCCTGGCTTTTCTATCAGATACTGCTGCTGCGCGCTGCCTCCTGCTGAGCATCTGTGCTGCTGCAGCGCTCCGAGCAGGCCAAAGCAGTTGCAAAGCATGCAGGAGCTGCAAACCATGCAGGCATGCAGGCAGGCATCTGAGCAAGAGAGCGACAGTCGTGCTTTCAATAGGGTTTTTTCTCTCTTCAAATCAGGATGTTATCCAACTTCAAATCACCCGGGTGATTGTGGCCACAATAACACCCGGGTTAGCAGTAGACACTCCCTATAATTAAGCAAATGCTTAATTTTAATATCCTTTGCAAATCTCCAATCCACAATGGGTCCAATCCACAATGGGTACATCTACTGGGCGCACGTGAAATGCATTTATCTAATTTGAAGTGCATATGTCCCTCTAAACGCTCCAATGGAATTGATTTTTGCATAAGATTAGTGAATCATTATAAGGTAAATGGTTTATGTGGGATAGGTTAGTTATGGAACTTTTACCAATGCATGTTGAGGATCATGGGATGCTCTCTGTCCAAAACTTCCATTCCGGCTCTGCGCATCTCTTTATGGTTATGAATCAAACACAAACGATAATTTGAGCATATAAATTGGGCGTTGAACTCAGTACATTCAACTAAGAATTAACGTACACATGAAAATTTGCACTTTCAAACTGCAAAGTCTGAACTCATTGAGCTGATAACATAAACATATATATGGAATACTTTGTTTACTCAGTTTCTGGTTAGTTCATGTAACATTTTTCCACCAAGAAAAGTCAGTAAGTGGAACCTGTAGCTGAACGCCCAGCTAGTACAATGTAACTAATGCCCTTGTCGATCGGTCATCGTGAAAAGCGTCTTGATCGCAAAACTAAGCGGACCACTGCACGTCAGCTGCCACTTCCATGAAACAGTATCCTGGCGCCCATTGCAAGCGATTTCAATCGATGCCTCGCTTGAGCTGGCCTACATGCATTTACGCCCGAGATCTGGCGACATCGCCATCTCAAACAATACACAGCAAAGCGAGAACGCCGTGCACTCGCCGCCCTTAAATGAGCACGACAAGACACGCGTTAGTTCTTCATTTCTTCAACACTCTCACACTGCACGCGCGTCCAAAGTTTCCATTGGCACAAACGTAGGCATAGCACGGGCAGGCAATGGCGCCGGTCTCGTCTGCTAAGGCCAAGGTGCTAAAGGCATCGTACAAGCTCGTCGTCAACAacttcctcgccgtcgtcgcagcGGTTTCTGTCGCCGCTGCGCTCTGGACGGCGTGGCCCATCAGCATCTCTGGCCTTGCTGGCCGGGTGCGCGCGGTGCGGCCAGTCCACGCCCTCGCGGCGGCGATCCTGGCGGCCGCCCTTGCCAGGCTgagacgcctgcgccggccacGGGACGTGTACTTCGTCGAGTACGGCTGCTTCCGGCCCAAGTCGTGGTTCCGGGCGCCGTTCGCCACGTGCCTGGAGCACGTGCGCCTCATGCCGTACCTGGTCGACGAGGAGGACTTCGCCTgggggcggcggctgctgctgcggtcTGGGATCGGCGAGGAGACCTGCGTGCCGTACGCCTACCACTACGTGCCCCCGGACCGCAGCGTCGAGGCCTCCCGGGACGAGGCCGAGCTGGTCATCTTCTCCGCTGTCGACAACGTGTTCGCCAGGACGGCCGTGGAGCCCGGGGAGATCGACGTGGTGGTCGTCAACTGCAGCATCTTCACGCCCACGCCGGTGTTCGCGGACATGGTCGTCAGCAGGTACAAGCTGCGCGACGACGTGCGGACCGTGAACCTGTCCGGGATGGGGTGCAGCGCGGGGCTCGTCTCCGTTGGCCTCGCCAGGAACCTCCtggaggtggcgccgccggGCACACACGTCCTCATCGTGTCCACGGAGATCCTCTCATCGCAGTACTACGTCGGCAGGGAGCGCGAGATGCTGCTTCCCAACGTCCTCTTCCgcatgggcgccgccgccatgatcATGTCCAACTCCCCGGAACGCGCCCGGTTCCGGCTCGCCCGCGCGGTGCGAACCGTGGCCGCCGCGGGAGACGCCGGCTACCGCTGCGTGTtccaggaggaggacgacgagggcaACATGGGGATCCGTCTCTCCAAGGACCTCGTGGCCACCGCCGGCCAGACCCTCAAAAGCAACATCGTGGCCTTGGGGCCTCTCGTCCTGCCGGCCTCCGAGAAGCTCCTTGTCGCTCTCTCCCTCCTGAAGCGGAAGCTCCTGAGCCGGCTCGGCAGCAAGGTGAGGCTGTACCGCCCGGACTTCCGCACGGCGTTCGAGCACTTCTGCATCcacgccggcgggcgcggggtgATCGACGAGGTGCAGCGAGGCCTCGGCCTCTCCGACGAGGACGCGGAGGCG encodes the following:
- the LOC117855378 gene encoding 3-ketoacyl-CoA synthase 6; translation: MAPVSSAKAKVLKASYKLVVNNFLAVVAAVSVAAALWTAWPISISGLAGRVRAVRPVHALAAAILAAALARLRRLRRPRDVYFVEYGCFRPKSWFRAPFATCLEHVRLMPYLVDEEDFAWGRRLLLRSGIGEETCVPYAYHYVPPDRSVEASRDEAELVIFSAVDNVFARTAVEPGEIDVVVVNCSIFTPTPVFADMVVSRYKLRDDVRTVNLSGMGCSAGLVSVGLARNLLEVAPPGTHVLIVSTEILSSQYYVGREREMLLPNVLFRMGAAAMIMSNSPERARFRLARAVRTVAAAGDAGYRCVFQEEDDEGNMGIRLSKDLVATAGQTLKSNIVALGPLVLPASEKLLVALSLLKRKLLSRLGSKVRLYRPDFRTAFEHFCIHAGGRGVIDEVQRGLGLSDEDAEASRMTLHRFGNTSSSSVLYELAYIEAKGMMKKGDRVWMISFGAGFECNSVAWECVMPAADADGPWADCIHRYPVQLPKVVEGKGII